ACTGCTGGCAAAAAATCCGCGCCTTGGTATCGCCCTTGATGCCGGCGAGGGCACGTCCGCGCATGGGGCCGTATACATGGATGTTGCCATCGGCCAGAAGTTCCGCCCCGGGGCTTACCGAGGAGATCACCACCAGGTCGCCACCCTGGGCGTAAATCTGCTGCCCGCCGCGTACCGGAGAGGTGATGATCTTTGTAGGCTTGACCGAAGGTTCCGGCGGTTTTTCCGGTTTTTTCTTACCTTCACCTTCCAGCGGTTCGAGCGGGCGCTCGCGGGCACCGGAGGGTGGCAATACGGGCAGTTCAATAGCGATGGCTGCGGCGATGTCTTCGATACGGCTGGCGCGAATCGCCAGGGTGCGCAAACCGTGAGAGCGGCAGACGCGCATCAGGCCGGGCAAATCAATGGCACCCTGGCCGGCCGGGAGTTTGTCCAGGGCCAGTACCAGCGGGGCATTGTTGAAGAAGTTCGGCGCCAGGGCAACCTTGGCGGCGAGCTGGCGGTCCAGGGCGTCGAGGTCGTTGCGGGCCAGTTCCAGCACGGTAATGGCGAGCATGCTGCCTTTCAGCTGGAACACGGGATCTTGGTCTAGCGGTTCGGTTTGGCTCATGGTCGGCAAAAGCGGCTTGTCACGAAAAGTGTCGAGACTTATAACGAGAACATCCACGGGCCGCAAGCCGAGTCGAACGTTGTAGAATGCGCGGCCCTTGTCTTTACCGGAATCTGTAATGGATCGCCCGCGTTTTCGAGCTGTATTTCTTCACCCGCGTTTTTGGCTGTTATGGCTGGGACTCGGCCTGCTGTGGCTGATTACACAGTTGCCCTACCGCGCATTGCTGACCATTGGTCGATTACTTGGCGCCGGCATGTACTGTGTGGCCGCTGATCGTCGCCGCATCGCCGCGCGCAACCTTGAGCTGTGCTTCCCGGAAAAGTCCGCCAAGGAACGTAAACGGCTGCTCAAGGAAAACTTCGCGTCCACCGGCATCGCCTTCTTCGAGATGGCCATGAGCTGGTGGTGGCCCAAGGCGCGTCTGGCACGTTTGGCCCATGTCGAAGGGCTTGAGCATTTGAAGCAGGCGCATCTGGATGGCAAGGGTGTGATCCTGATGGCGTTGCACTTCACCACCCTGGAAATCGGCGCGGCCCTGCTCGGACAGAAGCACACCATCGATGGCATGTACCGCGAGCATGGCAACCCGCTGTTCGACTTTATCCAGCGCCGTGGCCGTGAGCGGCATAACCTCGATTCCCTGGCAGTGGAGCGCGACGACGTGCGCGGCATGCTCAAGCTGCTGCGCTCGGGCCGCGCCATCTGGTATGCGCCCGACCAGGACTACGGCGCCAAGCAAAGCATTTTCGTACCGCTGTTCGGCATTCAGGCCGCTACCGTGACCGCCACCAGCAAGTTTGCGCGGCTGGGCAAGGCACTGGTGATGCCTTTCACCCAGGAGCGCCTGGCCGATGGCAGCGGTTACCGCCTGGTGATCCACCCGCCGTTGATCGACTTCCCCGGCGAGAGCGACGAAGTTGACTGCCTGCGCATCAACCAGTGGGTTGAAGCCTCGGTGCGCGAATGCCCCGAGCAGTACCTGTGGACGCACCGGCGCTTCAAGAGCCGCCCGCCCGGCGAGG
The window above is part of the Pseudomonas sp. KBS0710 genome. Proteins encoded here:
- a CDS encoding lipid A biosynthesis lauroyl acyltransferase, whose product is MDRPRFRAVFLHPRFWLLWLGLGLLWLITQLPYRALLTIGRLLGAGMYCVAADRRRIAARNLELCFPEKSAKERKRLLKENFASTGIAFFEMAMSWWWPKARLARLAHVEGLEHLKQAHLDGKGVILMALHFTTLEIGAALLGQKHTIDGMYREHGNPLFDFIQRRGRERHNLDSLAVERDDVRGMLKLLRSGRAIWYAPDQDYGAKQSIFVPLFGIQAATVTATSKFARLGKALVMPFTQERLADGSGYRLVIHPPLIDFPGESDEVDCLRINQWVEASVRECPEQYLWTHRRFKSRPPGEAKLYEPRRR
- the minC gene encoding septum site-determining protein MinC, with protein sequence MSQTEPLDQDPVFQLKGSMLAITVLELARNDLDALDRQLAAKVALAPNFFNNAPLVLALDKLPAGQGAIDLPGLMRVCRSHGLRTLAIRASRIEDIAAAIAIELPVLPPSGARERPLEPLEGEGKKKPEKPPEPSVKPTKIITSPVRGGQQIYAQGGDLVVISSVSPGAELLADGNIHVYGPMRGRALAGIKGDTKARIFCQQLSAELVSIAGQYKVSEDLRRDPLWGAGVQVSLSGDVLNIIRL